The genomic stretch GTCTAATTAATTGTTAGTAAAATGTGTGCATCGAGTTTTTGGATTTAGGTGTCGCATTAAGCTAGAGTATATGTCATTATCTTATAAACTCATAATGGAaggattattaaataaatattttatttacgaTTAGGACTCTCTTCATTAGGGGTGTGTAATCGATtttaaccgaactgaaccgccCAAAAATTGtgaaccgaatcgaaccgaaccaaatgCAATAACCGAACGAACCGACCGACCAACCCCAACAAATCGATCTAATCGAACCTTAAACCATGCTAACCGAATCGAAACCGAAAACTGAACTGGAAACAAACTAAGAGACCGGCTTTGCTATTGCTGCCGGCCGATGATTTCGATGATCAGAACCGATCATCAGATTCCCCCAACCACggtgacccacatacccaaaaactaaaagcatctaatggttggattttagtagatctaggtttcaaaatttcaatgtaaaagagaaatagagtgcAAACTTACCGAAAAACCATCGGCGCAAtcttcgtcttcgtctccggccttcgtcttcttcttcggcaTCGACGAcggatggtggagggagagagagtagaTGAAGAGATGAAGTCAAAAAGCCTTCGGCCAATGCCTAATCCACGAAGCTGTGAAGAGCCTTCGTCTTCCCCATCGCCTTcgaagagccttcgtcttcCCCTTCGCCTTCTCCTTCGTCTTCGTATTCGCCATCGCCAAATCTGTGAACTCAAAATCGAATCGAGATGAAATGCCAAGacgcgagagagagatagagagagagaagaacgaaGAACAGAGAAATGAAATGTCACGCCCGCGTGCGTGACTCATGAGGGGGGGAGTTCGGTTCGCGCGAGGGGGGGTTGTGGCCGGTTCGATTCAAGTGAGTGAGGCTATGTTTTAcaagttcggttcggttcgatttttttggtatttttatcaaaataaccgaaccgaaccgaataaccgatttttaaacaaaaatataaccgaaccgaaccattatttttgaaaaaccgaaccgaatcgaccGAACTTtttggttcagttcggttagttcggtttaactgaacttttgctcacccctacTCTTCATTGACAAGTTTGGGTTATGATTTTTGAGCCCTACATGTTTTGTATGCTTGTTCCATTGAACGAATGTCTGTCTAACAAGTAGTGGAAGGAAGATTTTATCAtctaagatcaattttgatATGAGATCAATGTTAGTGACCATGATTCAGTACCAAATCGAATAATATAAAATCctatttaatgataaatacaAATATGTCATCTTTCGTCTATATTTGGTATTGTGTTAATTCATATAATCTAATCATTTAAATATCCTACATAGATGTCCTTGTAATTATTATCATAAAGTTTGTGGTGTTTTGTTTCTAATTATAAAAGAGTGTATAGTGTGGAATTTTCAATAATAAGGTAAATACAATAAGACGCATTATTCATCGGACAGAAGACTTTTAATGGGGATTTATCTCACatattcttaattatatatgtttattgtttagttttcatcatcccccttttttttatgaatttagttTCATTGTTTGTCAACCGAATTGAGAGGAAGGAAGATTTCAGGAATGGGATCAAGATAAGGTGCTCCTCTTGTACACACTACAACCCACCAATGCCAATGGTATTTAAATTCTGCCCACGTCATAGAGTCAACACATACTATGTCTAGTTTTCATTATCTTAGCTGTCAGGGAAAAGGAAAATCGtgaatttcttcattttccacGGAACTGCTAATCTCACTGACAGGCCAAGTCAAAGCGTCAAACTTCAACGCATCCCTCCGTAACTATAATGACAAACTTAACAAGTTTAAGAGTTAATTAATGACAAACTTAATATGTTTAAGAGTTAATAATTAACtcttaattaattgttatttaagTTGCCATTTGGGGTTGTCCTTCTGACTCTTCTCTCCCATATATGCGACCTTTTTCTTCGATTTTCGACCCCATCATGCAGCTATATAAAGCCCCCCCATTCCTTTATCTTCTTGCATTAATCAACAATccaatctctccctttcttctctctctctctctctctctctctctctctctctctctctatcttcttgcattaatcaataatccaatctctccctttcttctctctctctctctctctgatcatcgatctttctttctttctttctgaaTCAATTAATCAATTGATCGGACGCTCCATTTAGGGTAATGGATGTTGAAGGCAGAATCTGCAAGTCATCATCTGGCATGGAAAGTGAAGAAGAAATCATGGAACTGAGGAGAGGTCCATGGactgttgaagaagatttggcTCTCATCAACTACATCGCCAAGCATGGCGAAGGCCGCTGGAATTCTCTCGCTCGTTGTGCAGGtcttcattatcttcctacCTATTTTCTCAGCCCGGAAAATGAACTTTTGGGTTTTGCTTTTATCATATAATCTCAGAGGAAATAAACTGTATATGTAGATTCGTACAGAGAAGATAAACTTCTAGCTTCATTTTCTCGGAAAAAGAACATATCCCGATTCAACTTTCTAGGGAAATGATCAAACACGGCCATTTAGAGTAAAACTACCTTAAATTAACAAAGTACAAGAAACCCACctagaaaaagtaaaaagtagAGTTTTGATCATCCCCTTTCTTTACTTCTTCAACTTTACTAAATTTCGGTCTGTTGTATGAGTGAATGAAACAGGTCTGAAGCGAACTGGTAAGAGCTGCAGATTAAGATGGCTGAATTATTTACGCCCAGACGTTCGTCGTGGAAACATCACTCTCGAAGAACAGCTCCTGATCCTTGAACTCCATTCTCAATGGGGCAATcggtatatatataatttgctATTGAGTTCGAGTACCGTGAGTCTGAATTGTTCTTTGGTATAATTTTACTTGCAACTCTGTTTATGAAAGTGCATTTGGATTTGCAGATGGTCGAAAATTGCGCAACACTTGCCGGGAAGAACGGATAACGAGATCAAGAACTACTGGCGAACGCGGGTGCAGAAGCATGCCAAGCAGCTCAAATGCGACGTCAACAGCAAGCAATTCAAGGACACCATGCGTTATCTTTGGATGCCCAGGTTGGTCGAGAGGATTCAGGCCGCCGCCGCTGTCGCCggatcctcctcctcctcctcgacCACCACCAGCACCACCTACCGCCACCTCCAACTCAACACCCTCAATAGCAACACCGATCTCGACGACGGCGACAACAACAAAGACGTCAACATCCAACTCAGCTCCGGCTTGGTAGCTCCGCGGCCAGCCGGCATCGGCGTCGGACAGATTAATCGGAGTTTCACGCCGGAGAACTCCAGCACGGCGGCGTCATCAGACTCGTTCGGAGCCCAGGTCTCGCCGGGATCCGACCTGGTCGATTACTACAATTATCCGGCGAACAATTGCTACCAATTTAACCAAGCCATCTACCCAGAATCACTAAGCAGCCCCTCCGGTTGCTTCACCTCCGGTTTGGATTTCCCCACGACGGAGCAGAATAACCAGTGGTTCGACGGCGGGGACACATCGGGAAATATGTGGAGTGTTGAGGACTTTTGGTTTTTACCGCAGCTCAGCAACAGCATGTAAACAAAAATGgagggaagaaaaataaagatatttaGACTGGTAATGTGTTTCgggggttaaaaaaatatatatatatatttatctacgttttttaagatgaaaaattctctattttatccttctttttcttataaaaaaagataaaatagagAATTTGTCATCTAGTACTCGAAATGGACACACCTCATCGTCTTGATACATCTATGGGATAGACAACAGTAGCTAgaactttgattttgattttggacatGGATCTGATTATTTGGGCAGGGCTGGGTTAAACTTGTAACTtcatatctttctttctttctttctttcttttatgagACTGAGAGCTTCTGAAACATTAAATTAACTGTTATTCCTCTTAAATGCTTGTTCATGTGAATAATTGGCTCCACTATCTTTCCCagaaaatcattttttaaatgttgattATGCTGATTATACTTGCCGCTTGTGGACTATTTGGAGGCTAAGCCTAAGCCTAAGCCTAAGCCTAATTAAGCCTAAGCTCATGTTAAGACACTTGTTCTTCTAGATTATTATGGAATATATTAAACAACTCAAATCACCCACActagcaattaataaaaaatatacaacttTATTCCAAAGTCAAGCTATTGGGCGCTTCAAGTCTTATCATTAAGCTTAGTGAGTGCCACGTGGGAGGGGGTGCTCGTGAGGTCATATGATCATATCAACTTGCGCCACACTTAAAAAATTCTGGTTTTTTACGTGATTTGTTTGCCGTCGTACGGACAAATCTCCTGTATTGGTCGAATCACGGAGAGATAATCTTTGGAATtcaatttagtaaattttattatttaatatttaacatatttatttaatatttaatataatgtCACCCGATTCAAAAGTCCTACgagttttagtttttatttttattttattttttgtttggtcAATAGAAGAGGAGtggaaaaataagggaaaattaaaaaaaaaaaaaacgtgaTGAAATTGTAGAGGGTGTGGCGGCGGGAATCTTTGAAGGCCGCGTGCCAAGGAGGGAAGCGAGGGGAGTGGTCCGGTGATGGAGAGGGGTTGAGGAGCTGCCACGTGTCGCTGTTTCTTTGAAATATTATAGTGGTTAGGCTTCCTGTAGACTTAAAAAGCACGGAGGCGCAGCCATTCAAATCCTTACGCCACGTACGCACACGCCCTAGTAGGtatgcatacacacacatatacatgatgataatattaattattattattatcatttttgaataatgatttaatataataattaaaatatgttttatattctGACAagatgtattatttttaattttaaactaattttattaataaaagcatatatatgtatataattaaatgtATCGGAACGTATGTATGCGTATGCAtctggagaaagaaagaaaacaaacgGTCGTACAACTGGCTCCACATCGATCATGCTGACTTGaactacctctctctctctctctctctctctctatctatctatacatatatgtatatattttgacGTGGGTCCCACATGTTACAGTTGTAATGACTCCTTTGAGGACTTATAccttgaaatattaaaataatatttaatatgatatttttatgttattaaattatatttttataaacatataatataatatattaatatgaaaGTGTTACATTAAGgatttttaaagtatttaagtagcattttaataaaaatatataagataaaaagaaaagaaattttgtgggttcctttaactcagatttaataaatttttaatatttaataataattttaaaatttaacatttatttcAATCCATCACAAGTTAtcataaatttaacatttatttgtttgtgaatttttcaaacaaaatccTAATACATTTACTATTTGAATTGATCTACGTGACATATTCATATTCCTCTGCGTCGGTCGATTGTGATTCGTCGACTCTTACTAATTGAATGATCACGAGCACGAGGGGACGAAAGCTATAGCATAATCAATCAGacaatacataaaaaattttacatgATTCCGCCATAATGATGCTTAGTACACAACTGCTCTCTGATTATTTTAGCAGAGTAATAGTATgtattttttctctcttgtcCAATGATTTttgaccccctatttatagcgagTGATGCTTACAAttatataaaaccaaaatgtGGTAACATGACATCAAGGGGGACAAAATGTCTTTATCAATTCCATGAAATTGGGAGTGGACTCCGTATTACCAGGGATCTGGTTTGCATCAGGTAAAGTAAATGGGTCATTGCCTCCGGTTATTCAGCGGCaatgttgttatgcgagctgaacaGTCAGCCAACGAGTTAGAGGcattgctgggagctcgcttaTTATCGTGGTTAGGGCTCGAGTTTTAGTAATAATGCGACCTTGTTACGATGTTTTCGGCCTTAGGTCCATTGAGTTTCGAGAGGTTGGGCTCAATCGTTGGATTGTTCTCAGTCCAAAGTAGTCCAAACAATAGCCCAAAGTGATCCAAAAAATGCCCGTAATACTCTACAATTTTTAATGGACCCTATTTTAATATAGAAGGTAGATTTTTATTTGGGCAAACTTTTAAAAGatagttttattttagtttagaggtttcattgattttttacttttgataaactcaaaaactcttatatttttagattCGTAATcacattatttttataatagataacATCTATGCTCCATCTAATAGCATTTGTAATTTGTTAATGGAGTTAAATCTACTCCAAATCAAATAAGAATGTCCAAATCAAACTCAAATTAATCTCTAATTGAGTTACACATACTCTTTTGGGCTAAGGTTGTTGAGTTCAATTTGGGAGCTAagaataattttgtaaatgcAAATATGCAATGCAATTGAGGGCTCAATTTGAGCTCtagctttggtttgatttgatttgaatttttaggattattatttttatattttaattatttttatctcaaatttaaaaatacgagagtttatttgatcattttaaaCGTAACAAGATTAATTTAATCTTGAACTCTGAAAGTGTAAGGGTGCATTTggctatttaaaaaaaaagtaagaaaggTCAATTTGACCCTTGTGTTAAAGTATAAAGGCTATTGGCACTTCAccctttttatttcaaaaaccCCTCAATTAGCTTAGAATGAGTTCACAGCTGTTGTAATGATTAGTCTCACAGTTATTTCTAATGTAGCATGTGTTCAAATATATATGGGGTGAGCCTATAGATAAAACTTTTTACTGTTAACTTGGTGAGCATTGTGTTTTAATGTCCATCTCCACGATCgtacaacaataaaaaaaattcatgagtTACTGCCCTAATAAAACTACAAACCCTACGACAACCTTGAAGCTGTCTAAAGGCATTTTTTATTCCATTGCAACTATGGCTCAAGCTTTAGTCAATCTTGacattatcaaataaatatcttCTCCTTTATTTCCCCTCTTTCCCCCATCCCATGAATACTACTCTATTTCTCCCAAATCTCCATCCTCTATCCTTCTATCATTTtcatttccctttcctttctttctttctttttttttcttatcatcTTCTCCATCCTTTTTCCTTCAACTTTAGCCTTTCCTCCTCCATCTTAGATCTTTAACCTTCCAACCCATTTCATCTCAATCCTCTTTCCATGTCCTTAAATCCTCGGACCCTTTCACTtgacttcatttttcttttctttttttttctttattttgccCCTTCTTTCTTATATCTTTCTAAAACCTCTTGATTAGTTGATTAGGAAACCTAATCTACCCTCTCTTTGCTTGATTCCTTAGTTTGTGAAGATATGTCTACATTGGTTACCTCTAAGTCATCAACGAAGATGAAAAATGGTGAAGTAGTTGGACTGGAGCTCATCGTGTGTGTATATTTTGTGAGTGTCTACGCCGCTTGAAGCTCATTGTATATATtgattttgtatgtatatattgatTTTATGTATCACTCATtgtgggtgtatatatatattttatgtatatatacttcACTTGAAGCTCCTCGCTACCGGTACTGATTTTTCCATCTGTGTGTTTATTagttggagatatatgttgtttagttttcaatttataGAACTAAAGAGGGGGTGTAAAGATGTGAATATATGCACAAACATTAAAGATTATGTTtgtgtaattttaatattttattggtATTGTTTATAATGTTATTTGAGAAATCATAGTaaattctcaattaaatttttatatggattatttttttattaattaaatattattataatgtttTGTGTGTAAGTAAGTAGAATGAGTTATTATTGACAGAGGTGttaaatctttttatatttaatttataattttaatgtaatatagctttagttttaattgatgttgatgttcttaattaaatttagttttaattaattttaattgaatttacaTGCTGAGCTCTTAATTGtaaacaagtaaaaatagtctcttcataaaataaaaataaaattaaatctatataataaagcaagatgatttttgaaaattattagtaaatattattacatttgatttcaatggctaagattaatttttagtatatataaaTGACTGAGATTGGTTGAAATAAGTGGATCTTTTCGCCCATTCACTCATTTTTGTCTCTCTCTGGTGCGAACCCAAAAGGATTTGATCCTATGAACCCACAACCAATGCAAGATATACGCACCCCAAGAACGCTAAACacagatttggatgatccacacGAAACCCTTGGACACGAAAGAACAAGGACCCCGAATGTTGAAGACGCCACAAGGTTGATCAAGCCTTGATAAGTCAGTTAGTTCATAAAAGAACCCAAGAGAAGAGCACCTCTCAAATCTGGAATTCCAGAAAAGTAAATCACTCATTCATTGATTGATTTTCAATTGTTGGGAGAGTACAATTTATAGAGAGAGTAAACACttaggaaaatacaaaagaccATAATTATTAGCCTAGGAAATATTCAAATCTGATTTCccacaaaatattaaatctctaaCTTAATTAGCCTAGAAACTCAAAGTATTAAAGAtgcttgaaaatatgaaaagtcagattgggttttcaagattaaatttTCGTGCACCCATGTGGCtaagatttaaaacaacatgtgcagcccaaaataataaagtacaaGCCCCAATGAGTCAGCCCAAGTGTCCATTATGGCCCAAGCTCTTCATTTAATAGTATTCTGGCTCAAAAGACTCTCAACAGCTCCCTCTTCAGCCCATATAATGTTGATGACGTCTTGCTAGCTTTTTAGGTCAGaatcttgataattttgattggcCCACATATCTAGAACCAGCCCATTCAAAGCTTCTTTAAGTCTTTTAGCTCTTGCCCTTGTAATTGGCCCTACTGGAACATGCAATGGGtcacttgaatgatttgagtCAGCTTGTTCTTCGTGATAATTCtcatcactctctctctctctctctccccatgtTTTTCACTCTTTCATAGACCCATCCTTCACTCAGtgcccttttctctctctttctctcagaCCCTCCCACCCATGTCGACAGTGAGAAGGGCAACCTGAAAGGGGCGACAGTAGGTAGTGCGAATGGCGGGGGGCCGAAgtgtaatacctgagaaattttaaatgactcaagagtaatttatcttggggcaaaaatggaatttaaggataaatgaagggtataacggtaatttattaccgtatagaTGGCCGAATCGACTActgggagtgccctggagccaagataccaaaggaaaatggcgtggcattaacgagcaccccaagataggatttatagtgctaaaagaaatcagatcgggaacaatttttggtacagctaaaatgtagttgtcaattaggctgcaataccgaattgttatagacgacttcctgaaagtcaacggaagcctgagggggcttcgattttcataagaaacaacccattagtggtttcaggaagaacaaagaggtttagggccaaaacgaagattcgagcctaagtgcagttttttgaaattgctagagaaaggccgaaacgatattttttcggaatcctcaggggtcaaaatgatgttttaggacttgagggtcctAAATGCAATATTGGAAAGTGGAGGAGTTAAGTGAAATGGGCTAAAGTGATAATAGCCAAAACTTAgaagggccaaagtgcaaaaatgGCAGCATGGGCAAATCTGACCAACACATGgccggtcggccatggccgatttcaGCCACAGGGATGGCACGAGGGAAGGCCAAGGAGTATCGTTTGTTAAAGCATGGGCCGACAACGGCCACTAGGTAGGccgaaaaagcaagaaaagcgACCAAAAGTTCGATCGTTTTTATCAAAGCCTACAACTCTTTTTTTTGTGGTCGGGTGTTGGTGATTTAGGTCGATCTGAGGAAGGGTTATTGTAACACTAGGTGTAATTGATGTTAAGAGAATagcaaaggaagtaagaaaacttccaaaaatacccttgagaatgTGATGGATCCTTAAGATtaagaatgcccatgagaagggtattttggtaatttggatagtgaagtccaataaaaagggtattttggtaaattggaaataattcctatgtggaattaggtgtgtaagtgaataaaatctaatttggtatttatgtggagatatatgggattaataaattctcaaagggtattttgggaattttggaagttatttccataaaggaaattaattatggaaaatagggaaaatggagactatgaaattattggaggaaataattatttttcctaaattagtgaataaatgtggtgatgccacatggatggtggagatggaagcttggaagccaagtttagTGTCTTGtaatgacacttggcattttgtggtccaagttaaatgggagatttaaataaatgcaaaagaaatgataattggtcttgtgaGCATTTAAAGAGGGGCataatggtgttggattaaaataaaaattcaaaagaaatgaaaattagtctcccattaatgtttggaaaatatggagattttattaaatgagaaagaaatcaattatgtctctcaagtgtgatggttatgaaaatagtcccattaatttaaatggaaaagaaatgagaaattgggagatggtgactagggacacatggcatgatcttgtgaatcaagaataggcatttaaatgaaattcaaaattggagagtaaatggtctttcaagtgttaaatgcaagccatgatgttgttgcctaaaaagaaaatgcaaaagaaatggaaattagtcactcatttatgagtgaaaatgggaggatttatttaaatgagaaagagtgaaattagtcactcaagttgatttgttgaaattagtcaaaataaatatttgagaaaatggctaattttggtattggaagactaaattgatccaagggttaggatcaagtcttgaaaaggtgagatatatccaatggcttggattaagtcttgaaaatggcatataattgtctcattaaagtaaatgagaaagaaatggaattttcaagagggattcaatggttgagatttggccttgaaaaagggaaagaaatccaatggttgggattttagAAGactaaagcacatggattgtgcttttggtgGAAGGCTAGGATTTGTTCTCTCAAATCCATAAAGATCCAAAGGCCTAGATTCATTCTTGAAGTATGGGGAAACTTgtatataatggcaagtgaGAAAGTAttggtttcctttggccatttggagaaagaaatgaagaaggaaagaaagaaagagagataggaagaaatctctcatggaggaaagaaatggaaaagaaaagaagaagaagttaaggTAAGCTTTATTCTTTCTTCCCTCCATTTTAGTGTGCTGGTATGCaaagtaaatttcttttggaatgccatcttagatgggagaaaatgaagatggaagctcttttgaaatgaagatttaaggttcaagaatgaggtaagggatggccccatgtggaggaggccttgcattgcattgtaagtaggttgcataaatttgtatgtatctctttgcatgctttacttgtacatgagacctatggccatgggggtgggaaagaagtggtagggttgatgcctcaaaccatgttgggttgtgaggatggaatgacctaaccatacttgcatgtatttgtcattacatagacttgttatgcttttatttaccttgcatatgcacccttactgagctttgtggctcatgaggttttatcttccccttgtaggttgttcttatgttaaagaagaaaagggaaagtgcaagcttgtggttggaagctcttggtgtatttttctttgttttgatgtaatttatggctTAAGAAGCCTAGACTTGTGGTACTTAATTTGTGGCATTATGGCTTAGGAATgcctatttgttgcatttgatcatgtgtggtatttatcttggaggttgttatgtgagcaacaagAGGTTatgtaaggctcatgtgtgaaatggaaggaaatttgatgtatgttgtgaaaaattcaaagaggtgtttaagccttaattatggagaaaaataggctaaaattgatagaaagtaaggtatatttatgtggtttaaattctggaaattatGGGATTTTAaagcccaaagaaaagaaaaaa from Diospyros lotus cultivar Yz01 chromosome 9, ASM1463336v1, whole genome shotgun sequence encodes the following:
- the LOC127809456 gene encoding transcription factor MYB108-like, whose product is MDVEGRICKSSSGMESEEEIMELRRGPWTVEEDLALINYIAKHGEGRWNSLARCAGLKRTGKSCRLRWLNYLRPDVRRGNITLEEQLLILELHSQWGNRWSKIAQHLPGRTDNEIKNYWRTRVQKHAKQLKCDVNSKQFKDTMRYLWMPRLVERIQAAAAVAGSSSSSSTTTSTTYRHLQLNTLNSNTDLDDGDNNKDVNIQLSSGLVAPRPAGIGVGQINRSFTPENSSTAASSDSFGAQVSPGSDLVDYYNYPANNCYQFNQAIYPESLSSPSGCFTSGLDFPTTEQNNQWFDGGDTSGNMWSVEDFWFLPQLSNSM